The following are from one region of the Amylibacter sp. IMCC11727 genome:
- a CDS encoding LysR substrate-binding domain-containing protein, producing the protein MQDIWSLIHSPRNLIVFEAAARLGSFTKAADEMNMQQPSVSAAIKQLEQALGVQLFQRSHRRVTLTAAGERMFAGVSRGLSDIRTTAQEVRHMGLSEHVTLSTSSAFSYYWMMPRMADLHATHPEIDLRLQSSDREPDLDAENISLAIRLGNGNWPGYHSVMIAEEIIYPVANPRVMAAAKNLRSIPNLMNERLIHLEEPVRERPTWAQWFSHHGIHDRDIRAGLRLNDYALVLQAAVAGEGFAFGWDHIVRNLLDRELLVARKDWAWTTGNGIYLVWSQGKPLSDNAKLVRDWIIAVAKT; encoded by the coding sequence ATGCAAGATATTTGGTCTCTTATCCACTCTCCCCGCAACCTGATTGTGTTTGAAGCGGCGGCACGTCTTGGGTCGTTTACCAAAGCTGCAGATGAAATGAACATGCAACAACCATCCGTTAGCGCGGCAATCAAGCAATTGGAACAAGCGTTGGGAGTGCAGTTGTTTCAACGGTCCCATCGGCGTGTTACATTGACAGCGGCTGGGGAGCGTATGTTTGCAGGGGTTTCACGTGGCCTGTCAGATATTCGCACAACCGCGCAAGAAGTGCGGCATATGGGGTTGAGTGAACATGTGACACTCAGCACGTCTTCCGCTTTTTCCTATTACTGGATGATGCCGCGTATGGCGGATTTACATGCAACGCATCCCGAAATTGATCTGCGTCTGCAAAGCAGTGATCGCGAACCCGATTTGGATGCAGAAAACATCAGCCTTGCCATACGTCTGGGCAATGGAAACTGGCCTGGATACCACAGCGTTATGATTGCCGAAGAAATCATTTATCCCGTGGCCAATCCGCGTGTCATGGCAGCGGCAAAGAACTTGCGATCCATTCCCAATCTGATGAACGAACGGCTGATCCATCTGGAAGAACCTGTGCGTGAACGGCCTACCTGGGCACAGTGGTTTTCCCATCACGGCATTCATGATCGTGATATTCGGGCAGGGTTGCGGTTAAATGATTATGCGTTGGTGTTACAGGCGGCGGTGGCGGGTGAAGGTTTTGCCTTTGGCTGGGATCACATCGTGCGCAACCTATTGGACCGAGAGTTGCTGGTTGCGCGAAAGGATTGGGCGTGGACAACGGGAAACGGGATTTATCTGGTGTGGTCGCAGGGGAAACCTTTGTCAGACAACGCGAAACTGGTGCGTGACTGGATTATAGCGGTGGCCAAGACCTAG
- a CDS encoding DNA-binding domain-containing protein has translation MTGFALNDIQKWMQAALLSPETTSRSEASTRLTTSARLSPAEGLAIYQRSYALRIAACMREQFPALCHALGAELFNDFVAEYICAAPPESYTLYDLGRRFPAFLQSNRPDASGGTVEPWFDFMVDLAAFERLVFTVFDCDGVEDAVLATVDTPLENLRIQPSLRIGQYRYPVAWYYHQIRDEADPQIPNAEHSSVAILRKDYQTTTFPIAPAHAIFLQSMCDGASIDQSLDTVAHALNIDPKQVKTSWDETPEVLLGWIKMGVFVDRP, from the coding sequence ATGACGGGGTTTGCGCTCAATGATATCCAAAAATGGATGCAAGCGGCGTTGCTGTCGCCTGAAACCACATCTAGAAGCGAGGCAAGCACACGCCTTACAACCTCTGCCAGATTGTCCCCCGCCGAAGGTTTGGCGATTTATCAACGCAGTTATGCCCTGCGTATCGCGGCCTGTATGCGAGAACAATTTCCGGCCCTGTGCCACGCTTTGGGTGCGGAATTGTTCAACGATTTTGTCGCCGAGTACATTTGCGCGGCCCCACCAGAAAGCTACACGCTGTATGATCTAGGGCGCCGCTTTCCTGCTTTTTTACAAAGCAACCGCCCTGATGCGTCGGGGGGTACTGTCGAACCATGGTTCGATTTCATGGTGGATTTGGCCGCGTTTGAACGTTTGGTGTTTACGGTGTTTGATTGCGATGGCGTTGAAGATGCGGTTTTGGCCACAGTTGATACGCCGCTGGAAAATTTGCGCATTCAGCCGAGCCTGCGCATCGGGCAATATCGGTATCCTGTGGCGTGGTACTATCATCAAATTCGCGACGAGGCCGACCCGCAAATCCCAAATGCAGAACACAGCAGTGTCGCAATTTTGCGTAAAGATTATCAAACCACCACATTTCCAATTGCCCCGGCCCATGCGATTTTTCTGCAATCTATGTGCGATGGCGCGTCCATAGACCAAAGCTTGGACACAGTGGCGCACGCGTTAAATATAGATCCCAAACAAGTGAAAACCTCTTGGGACGAAACACCCGAAGTTTTGCTCGGCTGGATCAAAATGGGTGTTTTCGTAGACAGACCCTAG